Proteins encoded within one genomic window of Couchioplanes caeruleus:
- a CDS encoding helix-turn-helix domain-containing protein produces MTRPAHGRPSIDPKLELKRLLREATELRGWSKADLAKRSGLNRNVVGAALDDDKGVPSTATLGSLCRVLSPDPSDLLVALVRLREQASAKPRPAAGHLDTDLPVPAWPVTAWSPYMLGVHQAVSAGVEGSSELTAFVPRQHDHRMSKVLRNAVQQQRHALVILVGGSSTGKTRSAMEAVRTGLPDRPLAAPVDTASLLATLRKWPVEQPVVLWLNEMQRFLQGTAGAEAALELRRRLTMPGCTVVLGTLWPSYYDRLLAITEEASEADVNARELLNSAEIVLVPETFQDPVEWKALREAARHDTRLAMAVQATDGRVIQALSGGPALVDRYERVLDPHCRAIVSAAMDAHWLDVTGQLPAPYLEVAAAAYLTARQRVAEKTWFVESIHQATAEVNGVAALTPTRAAPGIGPADGYILADYLAQHGRAVRAGGPVPAEVSQALIDHVVAPADRWDLARKAERQGSFRFAEQLLLAEAQTTSDGGVLYDLGKLQERRGDLVGAEKWLRAAHEAGTLLARTDLIGLLERSGRLEDGLDLLRSDAADGDRSATLELGGVLRHQGRIDEAERLLRALVDHGNLALAHPPSIDLVWTGAMYELALLLERTGRADEADSMLRTAAREGSSDAVRLLDERHPESAAQRLKDNLLAAAEAGDRNAMRSLQWGLAEAGDKEGAAYWLRRGAAAGDLEAMVWLAQDLRRERRFPEAREWLRRSVESWGHPYPRCMVSLLESPPRPPDWRIESHCSSTATHALEELGEIMEEEGDLDEAERLWDAMDKFGSRGVLKRRCLLLARRGEQGKAEQLLRDRIEDGGTGDFHRLADFLIARGRPAEAEAPLREAAHKGNGHALTRLIDLLYSLGRGDEGDELKRHGL; encoded by the coding sequence GTGACCCGGCCTGCCCACGGACGACCGTCGATCGACCCCAAGCTGGAGCTCAAACGCCTTCTGCGCGAGGCGACCGAGCTGAGAGGATGGTCAAAGGCGGATCTGGCCAAGAGGTCCGGGCTGAACCGCAACGTCGTGGGGGCCGCCCTCGACGACGACAAGGGCGTCCCGAGCACCGCGACCCTGGGCAGCCTCTGCCGTGTCCTGTCGCCGGACCCGAGCGACCTGCTTGTGGCGCTGGTGAGGCTGCGGGAACAGGCCAGCGCCAAACCACGTCCTGCCGCGGGTCATCTCGACACCGATCTTCCGGTGCCGGCGTGGCCGGTAACCGCCTGGAGCCCCTACATGCTCGGCGTTCACCAGGCGGTGTCGGCCGGCGTCGAGGGAAGCAGTGAACTCACCGCGTTCGTACCTCGGCAACATGATCACCGGATGAGCAAGGTGCTGCGCAACGCCGTGCAGCAGCAACGGCATGCATTGGTGATCCTGGTCGGGGGGTCGTCGACCGGCAAGACCCGCAGCGCGATGGAGGCGGTGCGCACCGGCCTTCCCGACCGGCCCCTGGCCGCGCCGGTGGACACCGCGAGCCTCCTCGCGACGCTGCGAAAGTGGCCGGTCGAGCAGCCGGTCGTGCTGTGGCTCAACGAGATGCAGCGGTTTCTGCAGGGTACGGCCGGCGCCGAGGCTGCGCTGGAGCTGCGGCGGCGGCTGACCATGCCAGGCTGCACGGTGGTGCTCGGGACGCTGTGGCCCAGCTACTACGACCGGCTCCTCGCGATCACCGAGGAGGCATCCGAAGCCGATGTGAACGCCCGCGAACTCCTCAACAGTGCCGAGATCGTCCTCGTACCGGAAACCTTCCAGGATCCGGTCGAGTGGAAAGCGCTGAGAGAAGCCGCCCGGCACGACACGCGGCTGGCCATGGCGGTGCAGGCGACAGACGGCCGGGTGATCCAGGCGCTCTCCGGTGGCCCCGCTCTGGTCGACCGGTACGAGCGCGTTCTGGACCCCCATTGCCGGGCGATCGTCAGCGCCGCGATGGATGCCCACTGGCTCGACGTCACCGGGCAGCTTCCTGCCCCGTACCTGGAAGTCGCTGCCGCCGCCTACCTCACGGCACGCCAGCGCGTAGCCGAGAAGACCTGGTTCGTCGAGAGCATCCATCAGGCGACCGCCGAGGTGAACGGGGTCGCCGCGCTGACTCCGACCCGCGCTGCTCCCGGCATCGGACCTGCCGACGGGTACATACTCGCCGACTACCTCGCCCAGCATGGACGTGCCGTACGCGCCGGCGGCCCCGTGCCGGCCGAGGTTTCGCAGGCGTTGATCGACCATGTCGTGGCCCCGGCAGACCGCTGGGACCTGGCCCGCAAAGCCGAGAGACAAGGCTCCTTCCGGTTCGCCGAGCAACTGCTGCTCGCCGAGGCGCAAACCACCAGCGACGGCGGAGTCCTGTACGACCTCGGCAAACTGCAGGAGAGAAGAGGTGACCTCGTCGGCGCCGAGAAGTGGCTTCGTGCGGCCCATGAAGCCGGCACCCTGCTCGCAAGGACGGACCTGATCGGGCTCCTGGAACGTTCGGGCCGGCTGGAGGACGGGCTCGATCTGCTGCGCTCGGATGCCGCGGACGGTGACCGCTCGGCCACGTTGGAGCTTGGCGGTGTGCTGCGGCACCAGGGACGCATCGACGAGGCCGAGCGGTTGCTCCGCGCGTTGGTCGACCACGGCAACCTGGCGCTGGCTCACCCGCCGAGCATCGACCTGGTCTGGACCGGCGCGATGTACGAGCTGGCCTTGCTGCTGGAGCGGACCGGTCGTGCCGATGAGGCGGACAGCATGCTTCGGACGGCGGCACGCGAAGGCAGCAGCGATGCCGTCCGATTGCTGGACGAACGCCATCCCGAGTCGGCCGCACAACGGTTGAAGGACAACCTGCTGGCTGCCGCTGAAGCCGGTGACCGGAATGCCATGCGTAGCCTCCAGTGGGGGCTGGCGGAAGCCGGCGACAAAGAGGGAGCCGCCTACTGGTTGCGGCGCGGCGCGGCGGCGGGAGACCTGGAGGCCATGGTCTGGCTGGCTCAGGACCTACGCCGGGAACGCCGCTTTCCCGAGGCCAGGGAGTGGCTCCGGCGAAGCGTCGAGAGTTGGGGTCACCCGTACCCCCGATGCATGGTCTCACTCCTGGAATCACCGCCGCGGCCACCCGACTGGCGCATCGAGTCCCACTGTTCCTCGACCGCCACTCATGCGCTCGAGGAACTGGGCGAGATCATGGAGGAGGAAGGAGACCTCGACGAAGCCGAGCGGCTCTGGGATGCGATGGACAAGTTCGGTTCCCGGGGCGTGCTGAAGCGCCGTTGCCTCCTGCTGGCCCGACGCGGTGAACAGGGGAAAGCCGAGCAGCTCCTCCGGGACCGCATCGAGGACGGCGGCACCGGTGACTTCCACAGGTTGGCCGACTTCCTCATCGCACGAGGTCGTCCGGCCGAGGCCGAAGCGCCCCTGAGAGAAGCAGCGCACAAAGGCAACGGGCATGCCCTCACACGTCTGATCGACCTGCTGTACTCGCTCGGGCGAGGAGATGAGGGCGATGAATTGAAGAGGCATGGCCTCTGA
- a CDS encoding alpha/beta hydrolase family protein produces MIPGLRLTVRELLVILGSSALVLARWLPPAARRRTAVIAAALVVAGAATALAGMRWQLMLVLAGDALLLAGAGIARLLRRRVRWWLAVPGTLVCLGLVAAGSVAAWALPVPSFPKPSGPSGVGTAVVQWTDAGRDEPGTPDAGDRRTVVVQLWYPAQPAAHDVPRARYLGRTRAEAEAVAAGAADYLGVPALLLSGPPRAHTHAVPGATPADGRFPVVLFSPGLGGVRSQNTAWAEDLASRGYVVAGVDHPYDSAAVVFADGRTVETAVAASGDPEEDDKRAAGWTAVRAADLGFVLTQLGRLDRGELGHPLAGRLDTARAAATGHSIGGAAALRAAARDDRFTAVINLDGGIGPDQGPVRQPVLALTHAIDRPEDTRYVARLTAALEPATATNYRLTVPGSAHLTFTDAPLYLPPVPAVAGSLGRTGSVRMTTQTCAAFLDATLRGQGIDLPAALAPHGDLHVYRPTGP; encoded by the coding sequence ATGATCCCCGGCCTCCGGTTGACCGTACGGGAACTCCTCGTCATCCTCGGGTCGTCAGCCCTCGTCCTGGCCCGCTGGCTGCCGCCCGCCGCCCGCCGCCGGACCGCGGTCATCGCCGCAGCTCTCGTGGTGGCCGGCGCCGCCACGGCCCTTGCGGGAATGCGATGGCAGTTGATGCTGGTACTCGCCGGCGACGCGCTCCTCCTCGCCGGCGCCGGCATCGCACGGTTGCTGCGGCGACGCGTACGGTGGTGGCTGGCTGTTCCGGGCACGTTGGTGTGTCTCGGTCTGGTCGCCGCCGGCTCGGTGGCGGCCTGGGCGCTGCCGGTGCCCAGCTTCCCGAAGCCGTCCGGGCCGTCCGGGGTCGGGACCGCCGTGGTGCAGTGGACCGACGCCGGACGCGACGAGCCGGGCACGCCGGACGCCGGGGACCGCCGGACCGTGGTGGTGCAGCTCTGGTACCCGGCGCAGCCTGCGGCCCACGACGTGCCGCGAGCACGCTATCTCGGCCGGACCCGCGCGGAGGCGGAAGCCGTCGCCGCAGGCGCGGCCGACTACCTCGGCGTGCCCGCGCTCCTGCTGTCCGGGCCGCCCCGCGCCCACACCCATGCGGTGCCCGGTGCCACTCCGGCAGACGGCCGGTTCCCGGTCGTCCTGTTCTCCCCCGGGCTCGGCGGTGTCCGTAGCCAGAACACCGCATGGGCCGAGGACCTGGCGAGCCGAGGGTACGTCGTCGCGGGCGTCGACCATCCCTACGACTCCGCTGCGGTGGTGTTCGCCGACGGCCGTACCGTCGAAACCGCCGTCGCCGCCAGCGGCGACCCGGAGGAGGACGACAAGCGCGCCGCCGGGTGGACGGCCGTGCGGGCGGCAGACCTCGGCTTCGTGCTGACCCAGCTCGGCCGCCTCGACCGCGGCGAACTCGGCCACCCGCTCGCCGGACGGCTCGACACCGCCCGGGCCGCGGCGACCGGTCACTCCATCGGCGGAGCCGCCGCTCTCCGGGCCGCCGCACGGGACGACCGCTTCACCGCCGTCATCAACCTGGACGGCGGGATCGGCCCGGACCAGGGCCCGGTGCGCCAACCGGTGCTCGCGCTCACCCACGCGATCGACCGTCCGGAGGACACCCGGTACGTGGCCCGCCTCACGGCGGCACTCGAGCCCGCCACGGCGACCAACTACCGGCTGACCGTGCCCGGTAGCGCGCACCTGACCTTCACGGATGCCCCGCTGTATCTGCCGCCCGTGCCTGCGGTGGCCGGCTCCCTCGGCCGGACCGGGAGCGTGCGGATGACGACGCAAACCTGCGCCGCATTCCTCGACGCCACCCTGCGCGGCCAGGGCATCGACCTCCCCGCGGCCCTGGCACCCCACGGCGACCTGCACGTCTACCGCCCCACCGGTCCATGA
- a CDS encoding 3-hydroxyacyl-CoA dehydrogenase NAD-binding domain-containing protein, producing MQLAYRYPVRTVGVVGGGIMGSGIALTYALAGHDVVVVQRSPQGCAATEDRLGGLARQLVRGGSPDAGRMSTVLGRIRTTTELTELAAADYVVEAVAEDVAVKQQVHAAIDDIVAPDVIVASASTAIPVDVLAQDCKHAERVLGTRFYLPAPLVPLVDVVSGEQTDEAAVEVATRLLGGAGKRPVTFDRHAAGAVGPRLQTALIGEALRIVDEGLATPETVDRVLTQGIGRRFGATGVFDRLDFAGLDTVAATLRALGRPVPAPIEERLQQGRLGVKTGAGFYPWTGERVTAAEDALARLLIAQAAQDRASTPAAAGSRMVVADPAVLRPFLDAALEAYRSCTPAEPPGCFALLVGRLEPDRMVVERAVLARNVRGTDRAAIGEYESTIVPCFGEAYGNERRGFWCHAVDQLRVHREAEADGLEVLGSIHLHPDWHRIGPPAERSLRISQHPTAMDAYMIQQTQWPLNMICYVESSDGESSYTIGAWAPPADGGNRCQELTLHWSVPAR from the coding sequence ATGCAGCTCGCGTACCGCTATCCGGTACGGACCGTAGGAGTGGTCGGCGGAGGGATCATGGGCAGCGGCATCGCCCTGACCTACGCTCTCGCCGGACACGACGTCGTGGTGGTGCAGCGCAGCCCGCAGGGCTGTGCCGCCACCGAGGATCGGTTGGGCGGGCTCGCCCGCCAGTTGGTCCGGGGCGGATCACCGGACGCCGGCCGGATGTCCACAGTGTTGGGCCGGATCCGCACCACCACGGAGCTGACGGAGCTGGCCGCCGCCGACTACGTCGTGGAGGCGGTCGCCGAGGACGTGGCCGTCAAGCAGCAGGTGCATGCCGCCATCGACGACATCGTCGCCCCGGACGTGATCGTGGCGAGTGCCTCCACCGCGATACCGGTGGACGTGCTCGCGCAGGACTGCAAGCACGCCGAGCGAGTGCTCGGCACCCGGTTCTACCTGCCGGCCCCGCTGGTTCCCCTGGTCGACGTGGTGAGCGGCGAGCAGACCGACGAGGCCGCCGTCGAGGTGGCCACCCGCCTGCTCGGTGGCGCGGGCAAGCGGCCGGTGACGTTCGACCGGCACGCGGCGGGCGCCGTCGGCCCCCGGTTGCAGACCGCGCTCATCGGCGAGGCGCTGCGCATCGTCGACGAGGGGCTGGCCACGCCGGAGACCGTCGACCGGGTCCTCACCCAGGGCATCGGCCGGCGCTTCGGCGCCACCGGGGTGTTCGACCGGCTGGACTTCGCCGGGCTGGACACCGTCGCCGCCACGCTGCGCGCCCTGGGACGGCCGGTGCCGGCCCCCATCGAGGAGCGGCTCCAGCAAGGCCGGCTGGGCGTGAAGACCGGCGCCGGCTTCTACCCGTGGACCGGGGAACGAGTCACGGCCGCGGAGGATGCGCTGGCCCGGCTGCTGATCGCCCAGGCGGCGCAGGACCGTGCCTCGACGCCGGCCGCCGCAGGGTCCCGGATGGTCGTGGCGGACCCGGCGGTGCTGCGCCCGTTCCTCGACGCGGCGCTGGAGGCGTACCGGTCCTGCACGCCCGCGGAGCCTCCGGGCTGCTTCGCGTTGCTGGTCGGCCGGTTGGAGCCGGACCGCATGGTGGTGGAACGCGCGGTGCTGGCCCGCAACGTCCGCGGCACCGACCGGGCGGCGATCGGCGAGTACGAGTCGACCATCGTGCCGTGCTTCGGCGAGGCCTACGGCAACGAGCGCCGCGGCTTCTGGTGTCACGCCGTGGATCAGTTGCGGGTCCACCGGGAAGCCGAGGCGGACGGGCTGGAGGTGCTCGGCTCCATCCATCTGCACCCGGACTGGCACCGGATCGGTCCTCCGGCCGAGCGGTCCCTGCGGATCAGCCAGCATCCGACCGCAATGGACGCCTACATGATCCAGCAGACGCAGTGGCCACTGAACATGATCTGCTACGTCGAATCGTCCGATGGCGAAAGTTCCTACACCATCGGTGCGTGGGCGCCGCCCGCCGACGGCGGCAACCGTTGCCAGGAGTTGACGCTGCACTGGAGCGTGCCGGCCCGCTAG
- a CDS encoding aldehyde dehydrogenase family protein encodes MVWDDTDVDRVAETLAPIAYYNAGQDCTAPSRLLVHDRVHDAFVAAFASAAAALRQDVHYGPLNNAHPLAGVRAALAALPAHASVVCGGGTPDGPGFHHQPTVVAGVRQQDDIVRRETFGPVVTVQRFGTEVEALRLANGTPYGLAASVWTRDHGRAMRAMRDLDAGIVWVNTHGTTVSEMPHGGTGDSGYGSDLALQGLLEYTRVKRNVRARPAGRSA; translated from the coding sequence GTGGTGTGGGACGACACCGACGTCGACCGGGTCGCCGAGACGCTGGCCCCCATCGCGTACTACAACGCGGGCCAGGACTGCACCGCGCCGTCCCGGCTGCTGGTGCACGACCGGGTCCACGACGCGTTCGTCGCGGCATTCGCCTCGGCGGCCGCGGCGCTGCGCCAGGACGTCCACTACGGCCCGCTCAACAACGCCCACCCGCTTGCCGGGGTACGGGCGGCGCTGGCCGCCCTGCCCGCACACGCCTCGGTGGTGTGCGGCGGCGGCACACCGGACGGACCCGGGTTCCACCACCAGCCGACGGTCGTCGCCGGCGTGCGGCAACAGGACGACATCGTGCGGCGCGAGACGTTCGGGCCGGTCGTCACCGTGCAGCGCTTCGGCACCGAGGTGGAGGCCCTGCGGCTGGCCAACGGCACGCCGTACGGCCTCGCCGCCAGCGTGTGGACCCGCGACCACGGCCGGGCCATGCGGGCGATGCGCGACCTCGACGCCGGCATCGTGTGGGTGAACACGCACGGCACGACGGTCTCCGAGATGCCGCACGGCGGCACCGGCGACTCCGGGTACGGCAGCGACCTCGCGTTGCAGGGGTTGCTGGAGTACACCCGCGTCAAACGCAATGTCCGCGCTCGACCGGCGGGCCGGTCCGCGTGA
- a CDS encoding alpha/beta fold hydrolase, with protein sequence MSRWSTVAGVRTHARLRTAPVPALPVVMLHGLAVSHRYLMPTADALADRHPVLLPDLPGFGLSAKPPVAYDVPRHAAFVAAWLDAHRLTRVAVLGHSFGAEVAAAVACLRPDAVAALVLASPTTDPAARSRRALIGRWFADLPVEDPRQAAILARDVWDARPWRIWATIGHSVRNRVEEDLRRVQAPTLVLGGDRDPVAPLQWRTRVATLTGGASVTLPGAAHNALTTAGAAAADAIAAHLAILTCASGTTG encoded by the coding sequence GTGAGCCGCTGGTCGACCGTGGCCGGCGTACGGACACACGCGCGGTTGCGGACCGCTCCCGTGCCGGCCCTGCCCGTGGTGATGCTGCACGGCCTCGCGGTGTCCCACCGGTACCTCATGCCGACGGCGGACGCGCTCGCCGACCGCCACCCGGTGCTGCTCCCGGACCTGCCCGGCTTCGGGCTCAGCGCGAAGCCGCCGGTCGCGTACGACGTGCCGCGCCACGCCGCCTTCGTCGCCGCCTGGCTGGACGCGCACCGGCTCACCCGGGTGGCCGTCCTCGGGCACTCGTTCGGCGCGGAGGTTGCGGCCGCCGTCGCGTGCCTGCGGCCGGATGCGGTGGCCGCGCTCGTGCTGGCGAGCCCGACGACCGATCCCGCCGCGCGCAGCCGGCGCGCCCTCATCGGCCGGTGGTTCGCCGATCTGCCCGTCGAGGACCCGCGGCAGGCCGCCATTCTGGCCCGCGACGTGTGGGACGCGCGGCCGTGGCGGATCTGGGCGACCATCGGGCACTCGGTCCGCAACCGCGTCGAGGAGGATCTGCGCCGGGTGCAGGCGCCGACGCTGGTGCTCGGCGGCGACCGGGATCCGGTTGCCCCGCTGCAGTGGCGTACCCGGGTCGCCACACTCACCGGCGGCGCCTCGGTGACCCTGCCGGGGGCCGCGCACAACGCGCTCACCACCGCCGGCGCCGCGGCCGCGGACGCGATCGCCGCTCATCTCGCCATTCTCACGTGTGCCTCCGGCACAACCGGGTAG
- a CDS encoding serine/threonine-protein kinase codes for MRASTLTMRAGRLLAGRYRLRRQVGAGGMSVVWCAHDEVLGRDVAVKMLAPNTAADPQFVHQVHREARAVAALHHPNIVDVYDYGQDEAAGPARPYVVMELVDGPSLAQLITDGGLPWPRAVAICAQVAAALTAAHARGVVHRDVKPGNVLVIDADVKLVDFGISASAGDSDGSDGQVLGTPAYLAPERIDGTPVSPAADVYALGLLLYRALTGHLPWPAATTGEMLAAHRYDEPAPLPPIAQLPPEVVQLCRRCLHKRPGDRPDAAEAARILARAAGTVAATPAWPGSAAAFRAALDRTATVGRPTKTLASRPHRRRTVLGLSTAAAVVVSAAAGVAWLGDGTGTAQVSPLAAPPAAAAAPPQPSPRCEVRYAVRQAVDGRFSAAVTVANTGTAPIRDWRLTFTFPAEQDLIHGWNADWRQVGRTVQAQGGDLPARASASTRLDGTYRKATALPAEFRLNGTPCETVLSAADQSVRPTRTVAREKEGKDDQGGKDDGQKYDEDENDRTHKGGKGKGKGRSGTG; via the coding sequence ATGCGGGCATCGACACTCACCATGAGGGCGGGGCGACTGCTGGCGGGGCGCTATCGACTGCGCCGGCAGGTGGGTGCCGGGGGCATGTCGGTGGTGTGGTGCGCTCACGACGAAGTCCTGGGCCGCGACGTGGCGGTCAAGATGCTGGCACCGAACACGGCGGCCGACCCTCAGTTCGTGCATCAGGTGCACCGGGAAGCCCGTGCCGTGGCGGCGCTGCATCACCCCAACATCGTCGACGTCTACGACTACGGGCAGGACGAGGCGGCCGGGCCGGCCCGGCCGTACGTGGTGATGGAGCTGGTCGACGGCCCCTCGCTGGCGCAACTGATCACCGACGGTGGCCTGCCGTGGCCCCGGGCCGTGGCGATCTGCGCCCAGGTCGCCGCGGCGCTGACCGCGGCGCATGCGCGCGGTGTCGTGCACCGCGACGTCAAGCCCGGCAACGTGCTGGTCATCGACGCCGACGTCAAGCTCGTCGACTTCGGCATCTCGGCCTCGGCCGGGGATTCGGACGGCTCCGACGGCCAGGTGCTGGGCACGCCGGCATACCTCGCGCCGGAACGGATCGACGGCACCCCGGTCAGCCCCGCCGCGGATGTGTACGCCCTCGGCCTGCTGCTGTACCGGGCACTGACCGGGCATCTTCCCTGGCCCGCGGCCACCACCGGGGAAATGCTCGCGGCGCACCGCTACGACGAACCGGCACCGCTGCCGCCGATCGCGCAGCTCCCGCCCGAGGTGGTGCAACTCTGCCGGCGCTGCCTGCACAAACGCCCCGGCGACCGGCCTGACGCGGCCGAGGCGGCCCGCATCCTCGCCCGTGCGGCGGGCACTGTCGCTGCGACGCCGGCCTGGCCCGGTTCCGCGGCGGCCTTCCGCGCGGCCCTGGACCGTACGGCCACCGTCGGCCGCCCGACGAAGACTCTGGCATCTCGGCCTCACCGCCGGCGTACGGTGCTGGGATTGTCGACCGCGGCGGCGGTGGTCGTCTCCGCCGCGGCCGGCGTCGCCTGGCTCGGCGACGGGACAGGCACCGCACAGGTCTCTCCGCTGGCGGCTCCCCCAGCGGCGGCAGCCGCTCCCCCACAGCCGAGTCCCCGCTGCGAAGTGCGCTACGCCGTGCGGCAGGCGGTCGACGGTCGATTCTCGGCTGCCGTCACGGTCGCCAATACCGGCACCGCGCCGATCCGGGACTGGCGGCTGACCTTCACCTTCCCCGCCGAGCAGGACCTGATCCACGGTTGGAACGCCGACTGGCGGCAGGTGGGTCGCACGGTGCAGGCACAGGGCGGCGACCTGCCGGCCCGGGCGTCCGCCTCCACCCGCCTCGACGGTACCTACCGGAAGGCCACCGCCCTACCCGCAGAATTCCGGCTCAACGGCACCCCGTGCGAGACAGTCCTGTCGGCGGCCGACCAATCCGTGCGTCCGACCCGGACAGTCGCCCGCGAGAAGGAAGGAAAAGACGACCAGGGCGGCAAGGACGACGGGCAGAAATACGACGAGGACGAGAACGACCGGACGCACAAGGGAGGAAAAGGAAAAGGGAAAGGCAGGAGCGGAACGGGGTAA
- a CDS encoding PIG-L family deacetylase, translating into MTERSLTLMAVHAHPDDEATSGGGVLARYAAEGITTVLVTCTDGRCGDGPGGVKPGDPGHDPLAVAALRRAELQASRAALKLTHLELLEYADSGMMGWPTNDAPGSFWSTPVDEGAERLAELIRRYEPDVVVTYDENGFYGHPDHIQAHRITMAAVALTGIPAKVYWTTAPHSAMAELGKVLRELGVDWEEARIAEDDAPPQLGLPDEEISTWVDTRAYGAQKYDALAAHASQSENLMFLRMGKERFTELMGTETFLRVHDRTGASLPEDDLFAGLR; encoded by the coding sequence ATGACTGAGCGCTCCCTGACCCTGATGGCGGTGCACGCGCATCCCGACGACGAGGCCACCAGCGGCGGCGGCGTCCTCGCCCGCTACGCGGCGGAGGGAATCACGACGGTCCTCGTCACCTGCACCGACGGCCGTTGCGGCGACGGACCGGGCGGGGTCAAGCCCGGCGACCCGGGACACGACCCCCTGGCGGTGGCGGCACTGCGCCGAGCGGAGCTCCAGGCCAGCCGTGCCGCCCTGAAGCTCACCCACCTGGAACTGCTCGAGTACGCCGACTCCGGGATGATGGGCTGGCCCACCAACGACGCGCCCGGCTCCTTCTGGAGCACCCCCGTCGACGAGGGGGCCGAGCGGCTCGCCGAGCTGATCCGGCGCTACGAGCCGGACGTCGTCGTCACCTACGACGAGAACGGTTTCTACGGGCACCCGGACCACATCCAGGCGCACCGCATCACCATGGCGGCGGTCGCCCTGACCGGCATCCCCGCCAAGGTGTACTGGACGACCGCACCGCACTCGGCGATGGCCGAGCTCGGCAAGGTGCTGCGCGAGCTCGGCGTCGACTGGGAGGAGGCCCGGATCGCCGAGGACGACGCTCCCCCGCAGCTCGGCCTGCCCGACGAGGAGATCAGCACCTGGGTGGACACCCGGGCGTACGGCGCTCAGAAGTACGACGCGCTGGCCGCGCACGCCAGCCAGAGCGAGAACCTCATGTTCCTGCGCATGGGCAAGGAGCGGTTCACCGAGCTGATGGGCACCGAGACGTTCCTGCGGGTGCACGACCGGACCGGCGCGTCGCTGCCCGAGGACGACCTGTTCGCCGGGCTACGCTGA
- a CDS encoding PLD nuclease N-terminal domain-containing protein: protein MDWTFGSLFYLMFLACFWFGIIWTFIAVFNDLFRRRMPGGAKAAWVALIVVLPLLGALIYLVTHAAMPRDGASLPHAPATGSVGPAHRPADEIATAARLHDEGRISVEEFEYIKRQALAIR from the coding sequence GTGGACTGGACGTTCGGTTCGTTGTTCTACCTGATGTTCCTGGCGTGCTTCTGGTTCGGGATCATCTGGACGTTCATCGCCGTCTTCAATGATCTGTTCCGCCGACGGATGCCGGGTGGGGCGAAGGCCGCCTGGGTCGCGCTCATCGTGGTCCTGCCACTGCTCGGAGCGCTTATCTACCTGGTCACGCACGCCGCCATGCCGCGGGACGGCGCGTCGCTTCCGCACGCCCCGGCGACCGGGAGCGTCGGCCCGGCGCACCGCCCCGCCGACGAGATCGCCACCGCGGCCCGACTCCACGACGAGGGGCGGATCTCCGTCGAGGAGTTCGAGTACATCAAGCGCCAGGCCTTGGCGATCCGCTGA
- a CDS encoding TetR/AcrR family transcriptional regulator, protein MDSPPSAEGTVRARRDASPAWESGTTRGDQRREALLRALDELLHESDLESITIADITTRAGVTRSGFYFYFANKAACMAALGADVYVASVAAAAHLADDSLPAVRRIERMVYDLTASVRRHHYLYRAMLDARRHSGAIREMWDSYLDSFVAPMAQYIDSERSAGHAPAGPHSRTLAALLLGLSDRVLESLGPTETPDDRRRVDALATIWLRSIYGTSEIARPRGEPPGVER, encoded by the coding sequence ATGGACTCACCACCATCGGCGGAGGGCACCGTGCGGGCCCGCCGCGACGCCTCCCCCGCCTGGGAGTCCGGGACGACACGAGGCGACCAGCGCCGGGAGGCCCTGTTGCGCGCCCTGGACGAGCTGCTGCACGAGTCCGACCTGGAGTCCATCACGATCGCCGACATCACCACCCGGGCCGGGGTCACCCGGTCGGGGTTCTACTTCTATTTCGCCAACAAGGCGGCCTGCATGGCGGCGCTCGGCGCCGACGTGTACGTGGCCAGCGTCGCCGCGGCCGCGCACCTCGCCGACGACTCACTGCCCGCGGTGCGCCGGATCGAGCGGATGGTGTACGACCTCACCGCGTCGGTGCGCCGGCACCACTACCTCTACCGCGCGATGCTCGACGCCCGTCGGCACAGCGGCGCGATCCGCGAAATGTGGGACAGCTACCTCGACTCCTTCGTGGCGCCGATGGCGCAGTACATCGACAGCGAGCGGTCGGCCGGGCACGCCCCCGCCGGACCGCACAGCCGCACCCTCGCCGCGTTACTGCTCGGGCTCAGCGACCGGGTGCTCGAAAGCCTCGGCCCGACCGAGACACCCGACGACCGACGGCGCGTCGACGCCCTGGCGACGATCTGGCTCCGCAGCATCTACGGCACCTCCGAGATCGCGCGCCCGCGCGGCGAGCCTCCGGGCGTCGAGCGTTGA